AGCCGCGGCCCCAGTGCTCGGCCGCGAGCCGCCAGCCGACCTCGACGCACGGCGTGAACGGCGCAGCGAAGCGCGCCCACACCAGACCCACGTAGCCGACGAACGACGCCACGCCGGGAGCCTCGAGCGCCCACAGTCCGAAGCCGTGCTCCGCGAAGTGCGCCTCGATGCGCTCCGCAAGCGCGTCGCTCTCCGCACGCGAGAGCACCGCGGGGAAGTGCTCCATCACGCGCGGGTCGGCATTCAGCGCCGCGAACGGCGCGCGATCCGCG
Above is a window of Myxococcota bacterium DNA encoding:
- a CDS encoding GNAT family N-acetyltransferase, which produces ADRAPFAALNADPRVMEHFPAVLSRAESDALAERIEAHFAEHGFGLWALEAPGVASFVGYVGLVWARFAAPFTPCVEVGWRLAAEHWGRGYAPEAARAAAAHGFGELGLREIVSFTVPANANSRRVMEKLGMIRDPADDFDHPALPPGHRLRRHVLYRLARPTPSRPLD